The Megasphaera stantonii genome includes a window with the following:
- the nagA gene encoding N-acetylglucosamine-6-phosphate deacetylase, with protein MKAIIDGLLVLSNEIVTGHILMYEKDIWKIVPRHQFRAGMCTELIDANGGFVVPGFINEHIHGCAGADVMDEDGQALETMRKALPATGVTSFVATTMTQSKEAMAGALERIRQAMGKQGGAQVLGAHLEGPFVSEAYKGAQAAGHLAAPDFSWIAPYADVVKIVTVAPEVLKNKDFLKDCRDHQILVSLGHSAATYEEVMEIVDAGGLCHATHLYNAMAPFHHRQPGLVGAALLSPKVHCELICDNLHVHPAAQKLAYQLKGRDGIILVTDSMRACLQGDGESELGGQAVYVKDGQARLADGTLAGSTAVMNQVVLNFLINSGASLPDVVAMASANPAKDLGLYDRLGSLEEGKQADVVVLDSNDFHVKQTVIAGELVYDELAK; from the coding sequence ATGAAAGCGATTATTGACGGATTACTCGTATTGTCTAATGAAATCGTAACGGGACATATTCTGATGTATGAAAAGGACATATGGAAAATCGTACCGCGGCACCAGTTCCGCGCCGGCATGTGCACGGAATTGATTGACGCCAACGGCGGCTTTGTCGTGCCGGGCTTTATTAACGAGCACATCCACGGCTGCGCCGGCGCCGACGTGATGGACGAAGACGGGCAGGCCTTGGAAACGATGCGGAAGGCCCTGCCGGCTACGGGCGTCACGTCCTTTGTGGCGACGACTATGACCCAGTCGAAGGAAGCGATGGCCGGGGCGCTGGAACGCATTCGCCAGGCCATGGGCAAGCAGGGCGGCGCCCAGGTTCTCGGCGCCCATCTGGAAGGACCCTTCGTGAGCGAAGCCTATAAGGGGGCCCAGGCGGCGGGACACCTCGCCGCTCCCGATTTTTCCTGGATTGCGCCCTATGCTGACGTCGTGAAGATCGTCACCGTAGCGCCGGAAGTATTGAAGAACAAAGACTTTTTGAAGGATTGCCGGGACCATCAGATTCTCGTGTCGCTGGGACACAGCGCGGCGACGTATGAAGAGGTCATGGAAATCGTCGACGCCGGCGGACTGTGCCATGCGACGCACCTGTACAACGCCATGGCTCCCTTCCACCATCGGCAGCCCGGCCTTGTCGGCGCGGCCCTGCTGTCGCCGAAGGTACACTGCGAGTTGATCTGCGACAACCTGCATGTCCATCCGGCGGCGCAGAAGCTGGCTTATCAGCTGAAAGGCCGCGACGGCATTATTCTCGTAACCGATTCGATGCGGGCCTGCCTGCAGGGCGACGGCGAATCGGAATTGGGCGGCCAGGCCGTATACGTCAAGGATGGACAGGCTCGTTTGGCCGACGGTACGCTGGCCGGAAGCACAGCCGTCATGAATCAGGTCGTGCTCAACTTCCTCATCAACAGCGGCGCGTCCCTGCCCGACGTCGTGGCCATGGCTTCAGCTAATCCGGCAAAGGACTTGGGCCTGTACGACCGCCTGGGCTCGCTGGAAGAAGGAAAGCAGGCCGACGTCGTCGTATTGGACAGCAACGATTTCCACGTGAAGCAGACGGTCATCGCCGGCGAGCTTGTGTATGATGAATTGGCAAAATAG
- the nagZ gene encoding beta-N-acetylhexosaminidase: MEERAARIVAAMSPEDKAGQVMMVGLMNEKLQPEDLRQLAICRAGNVILFDRNMQSPAQVRALSGEVKQTIERQCGIAPFIAVDQEGGQVLRMRDQFLPVPSQEEIGRGGSPGKARQWAADTGRELKSMGINVNFAPVVDLGSSAERSYGSDPEMVSAYAVQACQGYAEAGIWCAIKHFPGIGKVQTDPHIDGDSVAASKDELMQQDLKPFAVIIRQIPADAMLIMVSNVTFPSLDAEYPACVSQTVMTDLLRETYGYKGLIVSDDMEMGAMAKHYAFSDMGVMALKAGADMVLVCHDYGHEQETHDGIVREYKANPEFRQMVDEKVMHIVETKLKMNYL; encoded by the coding sequence GTGGAAGAACGAGCTGCGCGCATCGTTGCGGCCATGTCGCCGGAAGATAAGGCCGGACAGGTGATGATGGTCGGTTTAATGAATGAGAAGCTGCAGCCTGAAGACCTGCGGCAGCTGGCAATCTGCCGGGCCGGCAACGTCATTTTGTTTGACCGCAATATGCAGTCGCCGGCGCAAGTCCGGGCTTTGTCCGGCGAAGTGAAACAAACGATTGAAAGGCAATGCGGCATAGCGCCATTTATTGCTGTTGACCAAGAAGGCGGACAGGTACTGCGCATGCGGGATCAGTTTCTTCCTGTTCCCAGTCAGGAAGAAATCGGCCGCGGCGGCAGCCCTGGGAAAGCCAGACAATGGGCTGCCGATACAGGACGTGAATTGAAGTCTATGGGGATTAACGTCAATTTTGCGCCCGTTGTCGATTTAGGTTCTTCGGCAGAGCGCTCATACGGCAGCGATCCGGAAATGGTATCGGCATATGCAGTACAGGCTTGTCAAGGCTATGCAGAGGCGGGTATTTGGTGTGCTATTAAACACTTTCCCGGAATCGGCAAGGTTCAGACAGATCCGCATATAGACGGAGACAGCGTTGCGGCTTCTAAAGACGAGCTGATGCAGCAGGATCTGAAGCCCTTTGCAGTGATTATACGGCAAATACCTGCTGATGCCATGCTCATTATGGTGTCGAATGTTACCTTTCCCTCTTTGGATGCGGAATATCCGGCATGCGTATCGCAGACGGTTATGACGGATTTGTTGCGGGAGACATATGGCTACAAGGGCCTTATCGTATCGGACGATATGGAAATGGGCGCCATGGCCAAGCATTATGCCTTTTCCGACATGGGTGTCATGGCCTTGAAAGCTGGTGCCGATATGGTGCTGGTTTGTCATGATTACGGTCATGAACAAGAGACACATGACGGCATAGTAAGGGAATATAAGGCAAATCCGGAATTTCGCCAAATGGTTGATGAAAAAGTAATGCATATTGTAGAAACAAAATTGAAAATGAATTATTTGTAA